In Gopherus evgoodei ecotype Sinaloan lineage chromosome 21, rGopEvg1_v1.p, whole genome shotgun sequence, a single window of DNA contains:
- the LOC115638040 gene encoding LOW QUALITY PROTEIN: olfactory receptor 1020-like (The sequence of the model RefSeq protein was modified relative to this genomic sequence to represent the inferred CDS: substituted 1 base at 1 genomic stop codon): MPWTNHTSITKFILLGFGNLNEVQILLFVLFLVIYIVTLAGNLLIVALVVADQQLHTPMYFFLGNLSFLETCYTSASVPRLLAGLLVEDRIISFRDCITQLFFLSAFTCIECFLLAVMAYDRYLAICNPLSYNIMMKLRVCLHVVSPSWITGFSATALVVGMVRQLSFCSANEINNFFCDMEELLKLSCTRSSLVEMIVLISCSLVTLAPFLFIVVSYVNILSAIMXIASSAERQKAFSTCASHLLVVSLYYGTIIIMYVVPSAEQSSAFHKVLSLLYTVITPMFNPIIYSLRNKEVKGAFRKVVLQNLGIA; encoded by the coding sequence ATGCCATGGACAAATCACACATCCATCACCAAGTTCATTCTCCTGGGATTTGGGAACCTGAACGAAGTTCAGATTCTGCTTTTTgtgctgtttctagtgatctacattgtgacctTGGCTGGGAACCTTCTCATTGTTGccctagttgtggctgatcagcagcTTCACACCCCAATGtatttcttcctggggaacttgtccttcttggagacctgctacacctcagCGAGTGTCCCCAGATTGCTGGCTGGGCTCCTCGTAGAAGACAGAATAATCTCATTCAGGGACTGTATCACACAGTTATTTTTCCTCAGTGCTTTCACTTGCATTGAGTGCTTCCTCCTTGCAGTCATGGCTTATGACCGTTACTTAGCCATATGCAACCCACTCAGCTATAACATTATGATGAAGCTCAGGGTTTGCCTTCATGTGGTATCTCCCTCCTGGATAACTGGTTTCTCAGCCACTGCTTTAGTAGTGGGGATGGTGCGCCAGCTAAGCTTCTGCAGTGCCAATGaaataaataatttcttttgTGACATGGAGGAGCTGCTCAAATTGTCCTGCACAAGAAGCTCCCTGGTGGAAATGATTGTTCTGATCTCCTGCTCCCTGGTAACCCTGGCCCCTTTCCTCTTCATTGTTGTGTCTTATGTTAATATCCTCTCTGCCATCATGTGAATCGCCTCCTCTGCTGAGAGGcagaaggccttttccacctgtgcCTCTCACCTGCTGGTGGTGAGTCTGTATTACGGGACCATCATTATCATGTATGTGGTGCCATCAGCGGAACAATCCTCGGCCTTCCATAAAGTTCTGTCTCTCTTGTACACGGTTATCACTCCAATGttcaaccccatcatctacagtctgaggaacaaagaggtgaaggggGCATTCAGGAAAGTTGTGTTGCAGAATTTAGGCATAGCTTAG